A genomic segment from Cryptococcus tetragattii IND107 chromosome 9, whole genome shotgun sequence encodes:
- a CDS encoding ubiquinone biosynthesis protein COQ4, mitochondrial, whose translation MRPSLRLLTRKANYPGHIPLSPAQNALLAVGSGVVGVLDVTRGDLIASLSESTAGIFLPALHEKMMMIPEGRQIMKDRPEITNKTIEKLKELKRGTLGREYIEWLGDGGLEPESRAPVQYIDSPVLAYTMLRYRQTHDLYHTLFSLPPTLPHELSLKVFEFSNMSLPVALLSSVFGPLKLQRKETWMRDWVPWALRTGREGRSLVTVYWEKRWEQGIGELRRELGVKRNDAEGVEARWGGYRKIREVERELRKKGEWVDEPEDW comes from the exons ATGCGCCCCtctctccgcctcctcaCCCGCAAGGCTAACTACCCAGGCCACATTCCCCTTTCTCCTGCCCAAAACGCCCTTCTCGCAGTTGGCTCCGGCGTCGTTGGCGTCCTCGACGTTACACGCGGCGATCTCATCGCTTCCCTCTCCGAGTCTACAGCCGGTATCTTCCTTCCGGCACTACacgagaagatgatgatgataccCGAGGGAAGGCAGATCATGAAGGATAGACCAGAGATCACGAATAAGACAATtgagaagttgaaagagCTGAAGAGAGGCACATTGGGAAGAGAGTATATAGAGTGgttgggagatggagggcTGGAACCTGAGAGCCGAGCTCCT GTGCAATACATCGATTCTCCAGTCTTAGCGTACACAATGCTTCGTTACCGCCAAACCCACGATCTTTACcacaccctcttctccttacCCCCTACTCTTCCACACGAACTATCCCTCAAAGTTTTCGAATTCTCGAACATGTCCCTGCCTGTCGCACTCCTCTCTTCTGTTTTCGGTCCTCTGAAATTACAGAGAAAAGAGACTTGGATGCGGGACTGGGTACCCTGGGCACTGAGGACAGGACGGGAAGGGAGGAGCCTGGTGACGGTAtattgggagaagaggtgggaaCAGGGCATAGGGGAACTAAGAAGAGAACTaggggtgaagaggaatgaTGCGGAGGGGGTAGAGGCAAGGTGGGGCGGGTACAGGAAGATTAGGgaagtggaaagggaattgagaaaaaaaggcgaATGGGTGGATGAGCCGGAAGATTGGTAG
- a CDS encoding OPT family small oligopeptide transporter: protein MKASHSGVEAPNPRDQGTGLPIQTLNEGTESPDLDQKQVDYVDLEKNESTDDVEVNVESTEDLGGELTPNEAFTWNVDGGQSPFPEVAACVPNTDDPSIPCNTVRAWILLTVFVILFAGVNQFFGLRYPSLTIVGSLAPISLLLVFPIGRAWEKLPKWVVPLGPFSFYLNPGKFTIKEHALIVICVNLTASTAYAMGSLVAITSPIYWNRDFGAGFSFLYLLTTQALGFGLAGLARRWLVYPAALIWPSSLSSTVLFRALHEPQSRTPANGWTITRYRFFAYLTTSAFIWFWFPDYIWTSLSTFAFITWIVPHNQKVNTIFGMNSGLGLLPISFDWTQINYAGFPLTTPFYITCNAFAVVVFFYLFLSPILYYKNTWYSSYLPLLSSSTFDNTGSSYNISRVVDKNLDFVLAKYQEYSPMYISMSYSLSYGLSFAAVTSIVFYTYLYNGKEIWAKFKDAKHGGEDIHKRLMNSYKEVPDWWYGILTLVVLGLGIFTCRYWDTQLPVWGFIVVCFGMGLVLIVPEGILEGTTNQRIFLNIITELIAGYAWPGKPIANMLVKCYGYNSVKHGMDFAQDLKLGQYMKIPPRTLFWAQIYSTLLATMTQTGVLRWMIGNIKDLCSPKNPDRFTCAGAKVVYNASLIWGTIGPQRMFQAGQVYNGLMYFFLIGPVVTVLVYLVYRRYPNSWVKYINVPVFFNAAGNIPPANTTQYSLWFIFGFIFNYLIRKRAFAWWKRYNYLTQAAMDTGTALATIIIFFALSYNGIKLNWWGNNVGSDTDDAKGTPWLAVPRGSHFGKGPGEF, encoded by the exons ATGAAGGCATCACATAGCGGTGTCGAAGCACCCAACCCACGAGACCAGGGGACCGGTTTACCAATCCAAACACTTAACGAAGGTACTGAGTCTCCAGACCTTGATCAAAAGCAGGTGGACTATGTGGATCTAGAGAAGAATGAGTCTACAGATGATGTCGAAGTCAACGTCGAGTCCACTGAAGACTTGGGAGGGGAGCTTACACCGAATGAGGCCTTTACTTGGAATGTGGACGGCGGTCAGTCACCTT TCCCCGAAGTAGCAGCTTGCGTGCCCAATACAGACGATCCCAGTATCCCTTGCAACA CTGTAAGAGCATGGATCCTCCTTACAGTGTTTGTAATCCTTTTCGCCGGTGTCAACCAGTTCTTCGGCTTGCGTTAT CCTTCTCTTACCATTGTAGGCAGCTTGGCTCCTATCTCGTTA TTATTGGTATTTCCTATAGGCCGAGCTTGGGAAAAACTCCCTAAATGGGTCGTTCCCCTTGGGCCTTTCTCATTCTATCTCAACCCTGGAAAGTTTACTATCAAAGAGCATGCCCTTATCGTTATC TGTGTCAACTTGACAGCGAGTACCGCCTATGCTATGGGTTCTCTTGTCGCTATCACCTCTCCCATCTATTGGAACCGTGATTTTGGAGCTGgtttctccttcttatATTTGCTCACCACTCAAGCCCTCGG TTTTGGTCTCGCCGGTCTCGCCCGGAGGTGGCTCGTCTACCCGGCCGCCCTCATTTGGCCTtcatccctctcatccaccGTACTTTTCCGAGCTCTTCATGAGCCTCAGAGTCGAACTCCGGCCAATGGGTGGACTATCACCAGATATCGCTTCTTTGCTTATCTGACTACCAGCGCTTTCATTTGGTTCTGGTTCCCTGATTACATCTGGACTTCTTTAAGTACTTTTGCGTTCATCACTTGGATTGTACCCCACAATCAGAAGGTCAACACAATTTTCGGA ATGAACTCTGGCTTAGGTCTTTTGCCGATCAGTTTCGACTGGACTCAAATTAACTATGCTGGTTTTCCCCTTACCACACCTTTCTACATTACTTGCAACGCGTTTGCTGTTGTCGTATTTTTCTATTTATTCTTGTCACCCATC CTTTACTACAAGAACACCTGGTACAGTTCTTA CCTgcctctcctctcctcgtcCACTTTTGACAACACCGGATCATCGTACAACATTTCGCGAGTAGTCGACAAAAATCTCGACTTTGTCCTCGCCAAATACCAAGAGTACTCCCCCATGTACATCTCCATGTCATATTCCCTCTCTTATGGTCTCTCCTTCGCTGCTGTAACCAGCATCGTTTTCTACACTTACTTATACAACGGTAAAGAGATCTGGGCCAAGTTTAAGGACGCCAAAcatggtggagaggatatTCACAAGCGACTGATGAACTCTTACAAGGAAGTGCCTGATTGGTGGTATGGCATCCTCACCCTCGTCGTTCTCGGTCTTGGTATTTTCACTTGTAGATACTGGGATACGCAGCTGCCTGTTTGGGGTTTCATTGTGGTTTGCTTTGGTATGGGACTGGTCTTGATTGTGCCCGAGGGTATCCTCGAGGGCACTACCAACCAGCGAA TCTTCCTAAACATCATCACCGAGTTGATTGCCGGTTACGCTTGGCCTGGGAAGCCTATTGCCAACATGCTTGTCAAGTGTTACGGCTATAACAGTGTC AAACACGGTATGGACTTTGCTCAAGATCTCAAGCTCGGTCAATACATG AAAATTCCACCCCGAACTCTTTTCTGGGCACAGATCTACTCTACCCTTTTGGCTACAATGACTCAGACTGGAG TGCTTCGATGGATGATCGGCAACATCAAGGATCTCTGCTCACCTAAAAATCCTGACCGATTCACATGTGCGGGCGCGAAAGTTGTTTACAACGCTTCTCTTATCTGGGGTACCATCGGTCCTCAAAGAATGTTCCAGGCCGGCCAGGTTTACAATGGTTTGATgtacttcttcctcattggT CCTGTGGTTACCGTGCTTGTCTATCTTGTTTACCGACGATATCCTAACAGCTGGGTCAAGTATATTAACGTGcccgtcttcttcaatgcTGCAG GCAATATCCCTCCTGCCAACACTA CCCAATATTCTCTTTGGTTTATCTTTggtttcatcttcaactaCCTCATCCGAAAGCGGGCCTTTGCTTGGTGGAAGCGTTATAACT ACCTGACCCAAGCTGCCATGGACACTGGTACGGCACTTGcgaccatcatcatcttcttcgctcttAGTTACAATGGTATCAAGTTGAATTGGTGGGGTAACAATGTTGGATCAGACACCGATGATGCCAAAGGGACACCTTGGTTGGCTGTTCCACGCGGAAGTCACTTTGGTAAGGGACCAGGAGAGTTCTAA